The proteins below are encoded in one region of Deltaproteobacteria bacterium:
- a CDS encoding AtpZ/AtpI family protein — protein MENETKRYLKDLFQGLYRASAIGLSLVLAIFIGVGIGWLLSEYFDNMIFFYLGLILGIIAGFRNLYIMSKRTKL, from the coding sequence TTGGAAAACGAAACCAAAAGATACCTTAAAGACTTATTCCAAGGGCTTTATCGTGCCAGTGCGATTGGCTTATCACTGGTGCTCGCAATTTTTATCGGGGTGGGCATCGGGTGGTTACTGTCCGAATATTTTGATAATATGATTTTTTTCTACCTAGGCCTGATCTTGGGGATCATCGCGGGTTTCCGCAATCTATATATTATGAGCAAGCGGACCAAACTCTGA
- a CDS encoding ATP synthase subunit I — MDVQLMSPRHLKVANWIILAALVLLGWLWLGGAFALGILVGGLLAIINFYALAHVLSGTLNRSSGEVQKWEVGGRQGVLFLKNIIRLTLMGVIIYFVIKYNLVNIWGLVVGLSIVVLTLILMGINEIRKLYLKEAIAGNGTSNSIS, encoded by the coding sequence ATGGATGTCCAACTGATGTCTCCCCGCCACCTGAAGGTGGCCAACTGGATCATCTTAGCCGCACTGGTGCTGTTGGGCTGGCTGTGGCTGGGGGGAGCTTTTGCTTTAGGAATCCTAGTGGGCGGCCTATTAGCCATAATAAACTTTTATGCCCTGGCGCATGTCCTGTCCGGTACCTTGAACCGGTCTTCGGGGGAGGTGCAAAAATGGGAAGTTGGAGGACGCCAGGGGGTATTGTTCCTGAAGAATATCATTCGCCTGACCCTCATGGGGGTCATCATCTATTTTGTAATCAAATATAACCTGGTTAATATCTGGGGATTGGTGGTGGGTCTGTCCATTGTAGTTCTCACTCTGATCCTGATGGGAATAAATGAAATTAGGAAGCTCTATTTAAAGGAGGCCATAGCCGGTAATGGAACATCCAATTCTATTTCTTGA
- the atpB gene encoding F0F1 ATP synthase subunit A — protein sequence MEHPILFLDVILGFFHVHIPPHLTYSWLIMAMLIGLGYMASKHRSLVPAGGQNFFETLIGGLEEFMVEITGEEGRAFFPFIATLFIFIWVCNLIGLIPGCYSPTANINTPLSMALCTFVFTHYLGVKYHGIKYIKHFLGPIPWLAPLFFPIEVIGHFARVLSLTLRLFGNIMGEDLVLMILLLLAGKFLAPLPMMFLAVFTSTVQAFIFTLLSMMYFAGSMEEAH from the coding sequence ATGGAACATCCAATTCTATTTCTTGATGTGATTTTAGGATTTTTTCATGTCCATATTCCTCCCCACCTAACCTATTCATGGCTGATTATGGCCATGCTGATCGGGCTGGGTTACATGGCCAGCAAACACCGGTCCTTGGTCCCGGCGGGAGGACAGAATTTTTTTGAGACCTTAATCGGGGGCCTGGAAGAATTTATGGTGGAGATCACCGGTGAGGAAGGCCGGGCCTTCTTTCCCTTCATTGCCACCCTGTTTATCTTTATCTGGGTCTGCAACCTTATTGGTCTGATTCCAGGCTGTTATTCTCCCACGGCCAACATTAATACGCCCTTGTCCATGGCCCTGTGTACTTTCGTTTTTACCCACTATCTAGGGGTCAAATACCACGGTATAAAATATATCAAGCATTTCTTGGGACCGATTCCCTGGTTGGCACCGTTATTCTTCCCCATCGAAGTCATCGGCCACTTTGCCCGGGTTTTATCCCTCACTCTCCGTTTGTTCGGCAATATCATGGGTGAAGATCTGGTGTTGATGATCCTCTTGTTGCTGGCCGGGAAATTCTTGGCACCGCTGCCCATGATGTTCTTGGCGGTGTTCACCAGCACGGTGCAGGCGTTCATTTTTACCCTGCTGTCCATGATGTATTTTGCCGGCTCTATGGAAGAGGCTCACTAA
- the atpE gene encoding ATP synthase F0 subunit C — MTLLFTLLYCSLAMAAEAKGAGAATGASLARFFSATVIAAGIGIGIAAFGTGIGQGIAIQRAVEGIARNPEASGKITVTMLIGLAMIESLCIYALVVALIILYAYPMAKPIATALGFQM; from the coding sequence ATGACCTTGCTGTTCACCCTGCTTTACTGCTCCCTGGCAATGGCCGCCGAAGCCAAAGGCGCTGGTGCGGCCACCGGCGCCAGTCTGGCCCGGTTCTTTTCAGCAACGGTGATTGCCGCCGGTATCGGGATCGGTATTGCCGCGTTTGGCACTGGCATCGGCCAGGGCATCGCCATCCAGCGGGCGGTTGAAGGTATTGCCCGGAACCCGGAAGCTTCCGGTAAAATCACGGTGACCATGTTGATCGGTCTGGCCATGATCGAATCTCTCTGTATTTACGCTCTGGTCGTGGCGCTGATCATCCTCTATGCTTATCCGATGGCAAAGCCGATTGCTACCGCGCTAGGCTTCCAGATGTAA
- a CDS encoding redox-sensing transcriptional repressor Rex, which yields MKFSKIPSATITRLSLYSRSLEELCHNNVKIIASDKLAQKCGVNPAQVRKDLAYFGEFGVRGVGYFVKELLFEIKKILGLNKRWKMALVGIGNLGSALVAHENFPKQGYEFVAVFDIDPAKVGHRLPSGQMIHHIDEMDRLIAEQEVEIGVIATPANQAQNAARRLISAGVKAILNFAPIQIQVPEGFIIENVDFTVKLDNLAYHLTMEVV from the coding sequence ATGAAATTCTCTAAGATTCCTTCGGCCACAATCACCCGCTTATCCCTGTATTCTCGTTCGCTTGAAGAATTATGTCATAACAACGTCAAAATCATTGCTTCGGATAAGTTGGCCCAGAAATGTGGGGTCAACCCGGCCCAAGTCCGGAAAGACCTGGCTTATTTCGGGGAATTCGGGGTGCGCGGGGTTGGCTATTTCGTTAAGGAATTACTCTTTGAGATCAAAAAGATTCTGGGGTTGAATAAACGCTGGAAAATGGCCCTGGTGGGAATCGGCAATCTGGGTTCGGCCCTGGTCGCCCATGAGAACTTTCCCAAGCAAGGATATGAATTTGTGGCGGTCTTTGATATCGACCCAGCCAAAGTCGGACACCGTCTGCCCAGCGGCCAGATGATCCATCATATCGACGAGATGGACCGCCTGATCGCCGAACAGGAGGTTGAAATCGGAGTGATCGCCACACCTGCCAATCAGGCCCAGAACGCCGCCCGGCGTCTGATCAGCGCGGGGGTTAAAGCCATCCTCAATTTTGCTCCGATCCAGATCCAGGTCCCGGAAGGCTTTATTATTGAAAATGTTGATTTTACCGTTAAATTGGACAATCTCGCTTATCACCTGACCATGGAAGTAGTCTGA
- the uvrA gene encoding excinuclease ABC subunit UvrA has product MALNKIRIKGAREHNLKNIDLELPRNKFIVITGVSGSGKSTLAFDTIYAEGQRRYVESLSAYARQFLELMDKPDVDFIEGLSPAIAIEQRRASQNPRSTVATATEIYDYLRLLFARLGTPYCYNCGRPIASQSIPQMVENLMSLPAGRRITILAPVLVNRKGEHHKLLQRLRQEGYTRVRVNGELFDLDEPLSLDKNKRHTIDVVIDRLIIKEGLEPRLTDSLELAGGLSDGVVKVDVVGGSELLFSQRFACESCGISYPELTPQMFSFNSPQGACPECSGLGTQLVIDPELVVPDPELSIRDGAILPWANRNSVYLRHILEALEDHYHFSIRTPFLELAPQLQQVLLYGSGSERINFFFERNGRRIFEPRPFEGVITNLQRRYRETDSGLIREEIERFMTVQPCPACGGARLRREALAVRIDGVNIYDITGYTVGQAKAWFDGLQLSWQQMAIGRRILKEITERLRFLIDVGLDYLTLNRTTASLSGGEAQRIRLATQIGSKLMGVLYILDEPSIGLHQRDNLRLLQTLKTLRDLGNTVIVVEHDADTIRNADFVVDMGPGAGNQGGKVVFSGSPYRLSQDSHSLTGLYLSGARAISIPNQRRTPQGYLTLEGARGHNLKDLTVSIPLGLLTCVTGVSGSGKSTLIMDTLYWALCQKFYRAKRRPQAYGRLHGLDQIDKVIHIDQSPIGRTPRSNPATYTGLFTLVRELFAQVPEARARGYKPGRFSFNVRGGRCEACNGDGVIKIEMHFLPDVYVNCEVCRGKRFNPSTLEIRYKGKNIAEVLQMTVDQAAEFFHAVPGLRSRLDTLREVGLGYIQLGQPATTLSGGEAQRIKLSRELSRRATGCTLYILDEPTTGLHFADIEKLLLVLNHLVEAGNSVIVIEHNLEVIKTADYVIDLGPEGGDAGGQLVAQGTPEEVARVAGSYTGQYLRPLLDQTTSMVR; this is encoded by the coding sequence ATGGCCCTAAACAAAATTCGGATCAAGGGGGCGCGGGAGCACAACCTCAAAAATATTGACCTGGAACTGCCCCGCAACAAATTTATAGTCATTACCGGAGTCAGCGGTTCCGGTAAATCTACCTTGGCCTTTGATACCATTTATGCCGAAGGTCAGCGACGCTACGTAGAGTCGCTGTCCGCCTATGCCCGCCAGTTCCTGGAACTGATGGACAAGCCTGATGTGGATTTTATTGAAGGGCTGTCGCCGGCCATCGCCATCGAGCAGCGCCGGGCCAGTCAAAACCCGCGTTCGACCGTGGCCACCGCCACCGAGATTTATGATTACCTGCGATTGTTGTTTGCCCGTTTGGGCACCCCCTATTGTTACAATTGTGGCCGGCCCATTGCCTCTCAGAGTATCCCCCAGATGGTGGAAAACCTGATGAGTCTGCCGGCCGGCCGCCGCATTACCATCCTGGCCCCGGTGTTGGTCAATCGCAAGGGGGAGCACCACAAGCTATTGCAGCGGCTGCGTCAGGAGGGTTATACCCGGGTTCGGGTAAACGGCGAACTGTTTGATCTGGATGAACCTCTGAGCTTAGATAAAAATAAGCGCCACACCATTGACGTGGTCATCGATCGCCTAATCATTAAGGAAGGCCTGGAACCACGGCTGACCGACTCCCTGGAACTGGCCGGGGGGCTGTCCGATGGGGTGGTCAAGGTCGATGTGGTAGGGGGCAGCGAGCTGTTGTTCAGCCAGAGATTTGCCTGCGAATCCTGTGGCATCAGTTACCCGGAACTGACGCCCCAGATGTTTTCCTTCAACAGCCCTCAGGGTGCCTGTCCGGAATGCAGCGGCCTGGGGACGCAGCTGGTCATCGATCCGGAGCTGGTGGTCCCGGATCCCGAACTGAGCATCCGGGATGGGGCCATTCTGCCTTGGGCCAACCGCAATTCGGTTTATTTGCGCCATATCCTGGAAGCGCTGGAAGATCATTACCATTTTTCCATCCGGACGCCATTTTTGGAGCTTGCCCCCCAGCTTCAACAGGTCCTACTCTACGGCTCGGGGTCGGAAAGGATCAATTTCTTTTTCGAACGCAATGGCCGGCGCATCTTTGAGCCCCGTCCCTTTGAGGGGGTGATCACCAACCTGCAGCGTCGCTATCGGGAGACCGATTCAGGGCTTATCCGGGAAGAAATCGAGCGGTTCATGACCGTTCAGCCCTGTCCGGCCTGTGGTGGGGCGCGACTGCGCCGGGAGGCCCTGGCAGTCCGGATCGATGGCGTTAATATCTACGATATTACCGGCTACACCGTTGGTCAGGCCAAAGCCTGGTTTGACGGTCTACAATTGTCCTGGCAACAGATGGCCATTGGCCGCCGGATTCTTAAAGAGATTACCGAGCGTTTAAGGTTTCTAATCGATGTCGGCCTGGATTATCTGACCCTGAACCGGACCACGGCCAGCCTCTCCGGAGGCGAGGCGCAGCGCATCCGGTTGGCTACCCAGATCGGCTCCAAGCTGATGGGAGTACTATACATCCTGGACGAACCCAGCATCGGCCTGCACCAGCGGGACAACCTGCGGCTTCTCCAAACCCTGAAGACCCTGCGTGACCTGGGCAATACCGTCATTGTGGTAGAACACGACGCTGACACCATCCGCAACGCCGATTTTGTGGTGGACATGGGTCCAGGGGCCGGTAATCAGGGCGGCAAAGTAGTGTTTAGCGGCTCTCCTTACCGGCTCAGCCAGGATTCGCATTCCCTGACCGGACTTTATCTCTCCGGGGCGCGGGCCATTTCCATCCCCAACCAGCGCCGCACTCCTCAGGGCTATCTGACCCTGGAAGGGGCCCGGGGCCATAATTTGAAAGATCTAACCGTCTCCATACCCCTGGGGTTGCTGACCTGTGTCACCGGGGTGTCGGGATCGGGGAAGAGCACCCTGATCATGGACACCTTATATTGGGCTTTATGCCAGAAGTTCTACCGTGCCAAAAGGCGGCCGCAGGCCTATGGTCGGCTTCATGGTCTGGATCAAATCGACAAAGTCATCCATATTGACCAGAGCCCCATCGGCCGCACCCCCCGCTCCAATCCCGCCACTTATACCGGACTGTTCACCCTGGTGCGGGAACTGTTTGCCCAGGTCCCGGAGGCCCGGGCCCGGGGTTATAAACCCGGACGCTTTAGCTTCAATGTCCGGGGCGGACGGTGCGAGGCCTGTAACGGGGACGGGGTGATCAAGATTGAGATGCATTTTCTGCCGGATGTCTATGTCAATTGTGAGGTCTGTCGGGGGAAGCGTTTTAATCCCAGCACCCTGGAAATCCGTTATAAGGGCAAAAACATTGCCGAAGTCCTCCAGATGACCGTTGATCAGGCCGCTGAATTTTTCCATGCCGTGCCTGGCCTGCGGTCCAGGCTCGACACCTTGAGGGAAGTCGGCCTGGGTTATATTCAATTGGGCCAACCCGCTACTACCCTATCCGGCGGGGAGGCTCAACGTATCAAGCTATCCCGGGAATTGAGCCGTCGGGCTACCGGCTGCACCCTCTATATTCTAGATGAACCGACCACCGGGCTGCATTTTGCCGATATCGAGAAACTGCTGCTGGTGCTCAACCACCTGGTAGAGGCGGGCAATTCGGTGATTGTCATTGAGCACAACCTGGAAGTGATCAAGACCGCAGACTACGTGATTGATTTGGGACCCGAGGGGGGCGATGCTGGTGGACAATTAGTAGCTCAAGGAACCCCGGAAGAGGTGGCCCGGGTGGCGGGGTCGTATACCGGCCAATACTTGCGGCCACTGTTGGATCAGACTACTTCCATGGTCAGGTGA
- a CDS encoding 2-oxo acid dehydrogenase subunit E2: MPLEFKLPDVGEGLTEGELLAWLVKEGDRVREGQPLARIETDKAVVEIPAPRDGVVLKLVFAEGATIKVGEVFVILGDPGEAAAPTPPTGVGVVGELEEAPPEGPPSSEEPKRAALATPVVRKLAKELGIDLAQVRGSGPEGRILEDDVRQAAAPSPPAVHKVRKYDLYGYIEHVPFKGMRRTIARNVSRSFQSTVPVTAMDEADITELFALKQRERQVAQSRGIHLTLLPFIIRAVIPALQEQPFLNATLNDQAEEIILKKYYNIGIATDTPAGLMVPVIKNAGDKSILELAAEIQSLAVQARDRSIDIADLQGGTFTITNYGAVGGLWGTPIMNYPEVGILGVGRRQELPRVWQGEIQIRHILPLVLTFDHRVVDGGQAARFLRQVVAHLEDPVLMLVGG; this comes from the coding sequence ATGCCGCTGGAATTTAAATTGCCCGATGTCGGGGAAGGATTAACCGAAGGGGAGTTACTGGCCTGGTTGGTTAAGGAAGGAGATCGGGTCCGGGAAGGACAACCTCTGGCCCGGATAGAGACCGACAAGGCGGTGGTGGAGATTCCGGCCCCCCGGGATGGCGTGGTGTTAAAACTAGTGTTTGCCGAGGGCGCTACCATCAAGGTCGGAGAGGTCTTTGTTATTCTGGGAGACCCAGGGGAGGCGGCGGCCCCAACGCCCCCGACCGGAGTCGGAGTAGTGGGAGAGCTGGAAGAAGCCCCCCCGGAGGGGCCCCCGTCTTCGGAAGAGCCGAAAAGGGCAGCACTGGCGACCCCGGTGGTGCGCAAGCTGGCCAAAGAACTGGGTATTGATCTGGCCCAAGTAAGGGGTAGCGGGCCTGAGGGCCGCATCCTGGAAGACGATGTGCGCCAAGCCGCTGCGCCTTCTCCGCCAGCCGTGCACAAGGTCCGCAAATATGACCTCTATGGCTATATCGAGCATGTCCCTTTCAAGGGGATGCGGCGCACTATTGCCCGGAACGTCAGCCGCTCTTTCCAGTCCACGGTGCCGGTCACCGCGATGGACGAAGCCGATATTACCGAGTTGTTTGCCCTTAAACAACGGGAGCGCCAGGTGGCTCAGAGCCGGGGCATTCATCTGACCCTGTTGCCGTTCATCATTCGGGCGGTGATCCCTGCACTCCAAGAACAACCTTTTTTAAATGCCACTCTGAACGACCAGGCCGAAGAGATTATCTTAAAGAAGTATTATAATATTGGCATTGCCACGGATACCCCCGCCGGCCTGATGGTGCCGGTGATCAAGAATGCCGGGGATAAAAGCATCCTGGAACTGGCCGCTGAAATCCAATCCCTGGCGGTCCAGGCCCGGGACCGCAGCATTGATATTGCCGACCTCCAGGGTGGGACGTTTACTATAACCAACTATGGGGCCGTGGGCGGACTGTGGGGGACGCCGATCATGAACTACCCGGAAGTGGGAATCCTGGGGGTGGGGCGGCGGCAGGAATTGCCCCGGGTCTGGCAGGGCGAAATCCAGATTCGCCACATCCTGCCGCTGGTGTTGACTTTTGATCATCGGGTGGTCGATGGCGGCCAAGCCGCTCGGTTTCTGCGTCAGGTCGTGGCCCACCTGGAAGACCCGGTACTGATGCTGGTGGGTGGCTAA
- a CDS encoding radical SAM protein has protein sequence MSRKIIAHLKKLLDQEQGAISREWGHRWPLVLVYPQVYEVGMSNLGFQAVYHLLNDHPDLACERAFLPPADLWPEYQRTGTPILSLESQRPLTDFAALAFAIPYEADYPQVLKILEQARIPLLALERGPNFPLVLAGGVTTFLNPEPLAPFIDAFFLGEAEVQVADFFQFLATGGRSARDRRQMLQELAANQPGVYVPAGYRPVYQDDGTLAAFLPAPGYPAQVKALHPADLDVHPCHSHIIAPASEFGQMFLVEVSRGCGRGCRFCAAGFIYRPPRFRSVPELSRQIKLGLIQRQKIGLVGAAVSDHPAIHEICRQVVEAGGQLGISSIRADSTDRELFELLARGGVKSIALAPEAGSERLRRVINKGLSEAQLINAVTNLRQAGIPRLRLYFMVGLPTETREEVRDIARLVKRLKHAVTKSSRGRKRLANITVSLHSFIPKPFTPLQWVPFLDLPELKDRIRLVKRELKGSPQVRVHADLPKWAYIQALLARGDRRVAQMLLAAHRAGGNWTAAFRLSPLNPDFFVLRPRGAEELFPWDFIDHGLEKSYLWEEYQQALAGQETPPCDPQVCRRCGVCRPSSNYQA, from the coding sequence ATGTCAAGAAAAATCATTGCCCACCTGAAAAAGCTTCTCGACCAGGAACAAGGGGCGATCAGCCGTGAATGGGGCCATCGCTGGCCCCTGGTCCTGGTCTATCCCCAGGTCTATGAAGTGGGGATGAGTAATTTAGGATTTCAGGCCGTTTACCACTTGCTTAACGATCATCCTGACCTGGCCTGTGAGCGGGCCTTCCTGCCCCCTGCGGACCTGTGGCCGGAATATCAGCGCACCGGCACCCCGATTCTCTCCCTGGAATCGCAGCGGCCCCTGACCGATTTTGCCGCCCTGGCTTTCGCTATCCCCTATGAAGCTGACTATCCCCAGGTATTGAAAATCCTGGAGCAGGCCCGGATTCCCCTCCTGGCACTTGAACGGGGTCCGAATTTCCCGCTGGTATTGGCTGGCGGGGTGACCACCTTCCTCAATCCCGAGCCGCTGGCGCCATTTATTGATGCCTTTTTTCTGGGAGAGGCCGAGGTCCAGGTCGCTGATTTTTTCCAATTCCTGGCCACTGGCGGGCGGTCTGCTAGGGATCGACGCCAGATGCTGCAAGAATTGGCGGCTAACCAGCCCGGGGTCTATGTTCCGGCCGGCTATCGTCCGGTTTATCAGGACGACGGCACCCTGGCGGCATTCCTTCCGGCCCCTGGCTACCCGGCCCAAGTAAAGGCCCTGCATCCCGCGGACCTGGATGTTCATCCCTGTCATAGCCATATAATCGCCCCGGCCAGTGAGTTCGGCCAGATGTTCCTGGTGGAAGTCAGCCGGGGTTGTGGCCGCGGCTGTCGTTTCTGTGCCGCGGGTTTTATCTACCGGCCGCCCCGCTTCCGGTCTGTCCCGGAATTGAGCCGTCAGATTAAGCTCGGTCTGATCCAGCGCCAGAAAATCGGCCTGGTGGGGGCCGCGGTTTCGGACCATCCCGCCATCCACGAGATTTGCCGACAGGTGGTGGAGGCCGGGGGGCAGTTAGGCATCAGTTCTATCCGGGCTGATTCCACGGATCGAGAATTGTTTGAACTGCTGGCCCGCGGGGGGGTTAAATCTATTGCCTTGGCCCCGGAAGCTGGGAGTGAACGGTTGCGCCGGGTGATTAACAAAGGCCTCAGCGAAGCACAGCTTATTAATGCGGTGACTAATTTACGCCAGGCCGGAATCCCCCGATTGCGCCTCTACTTTATGGTGGGGTTGCCGACCGAAACCCGGGAAGAGGTGCGGGATATCGCCCGGTTGGTGAAACGCCTGAAACATGCCGTAACCAAATCCAGCCGGGGGCGGAAGCGGTTGGCCAACATCACCGTCAGCCTCCATTCTTTTATCCCTAAACCTTTTACCCCTTTGCAATGGGTGCCATTCTTGGACCTGCCGGAGCTAAAAGACCGGATCAGACTGGTGAAGCGCGAACTCAAAGGCAGCCCTCAAGTGCGGGTCCATGCTGATCTGCCCAAGTGGGCCTATATCCAGGCCCTGCTGGCCCGAGGCGATCGGCGAGTGGCGCAGATGTTGCTGGCCGCGCACCGGGCTGGCGGGAACTGGACCGCGGCCTTTCGCTTGAGCCCGCTTAACCCGGATTTTTTCGTACTCCGCCCTCGGGGGGCCGAGGAATTGTTCCCCTGGGATTTTATCGATCACGGCCTGGAAAAATCATATCTCTGGGAGGAATATCAACAGGCTCTGGCCGGCCAGGAGACCCCGCCTTGCGACCCCCAGGTCTGTCGGCGCTGCGGGGTCTGCCGCCCCTCCTCAAATTATCAAGCTTGA
- the ftsZ gene encoding cell division protein FtsZ, whose translation MGINIQLVESESSAKIKVLGIGGGGGNAVDDMIKADMKWVDFIAANTDAQTLDRNTAPIKIQLGENLTRGLGAGGDPEVGRNATLEDADRLREILKGADMVFIAAGLGGGTGTGGAPIIAEISKDIGALTVAVVTKPFYFEGKRRMRQAEAGIEELKKVVDTLITIPNDRLLSLDTKNTPGLATFAKANEVLLYAVKGISDLIMVTGHINVDFADVRTIMSEMGMALMGTGIASGTNRAVEAAQKAISSPLLEDLTLRGARGILINITSGMDFSLDELRDACSLIQEEAHEDANIIFGWVVDETLEDEARVTVIGTGIGKKPEPEKTRRAPRIEANSPEELEIPTIIRQEEDLSRLREMTRGDSQKRTNLELVANKRNVVHPDLHYEEDELDIPTFMRHQAD comes from the coding sequence ATGGGTATAAATATTCAATTGGTGGAAAGCGAATCCTCGGCTAAAATAAAGGTTCTGGGGATTGGGGGCGGCGGTGGTAATGCGGTCGATGATATGATCAAGGCAGATATGAAATGGGTAGATTTTATTGCCGCCAATACTGATGCCCAAACTTTAGACAGGAACACCGCGCCGATAAAGATCCAATTGGGGGAGAATTTAACCCGGGGCTTGGGAGCCGGAGGGGATCCGGAGGTGGGGCGTAACGCCACCCTGGAAGATGCTGACCGCCTGCGCGAAATCCTTAAAGGGGCTGACATGGTTTTTATTGCCGCTGGTCTGGGGGGCGGCACTGGTACCGGTGGAGCCCCTATCATTGCTGAGATCAGCAAAGACATCGGTGCTCTCACCGTGGCGGTGGTGACCAAGCCCTTCTATTTTGAAGGCAAGCGACGGATGCGTCAGGCTGAGGCGGGCATTGAAGAGTTAAAAAAAGTTGTCGATACCCTGATCACCATTCCCAATGACCGCCTGTTAAGTCTGGATACCAAGAATACCCCGGGGTTGGCAACTTTTGCCAAGGCCAACGAAGTGCTGCTCTACGCGGTGAAAGGCATTTCGGATCTGATCATGGTTACCGGCCACATCAATGTCGATTTTGCCGATGTCCGCACTATTATGAGCGAAATGGGCATGGCTCTGATGGGTACCGGCATTGCCAGCGGCACCAATCGGGCCGTGGAAGCGGCTCAAAAGGCCATCTCCAGCCCCTTGTTAGAAGATCTGACCCTGCGGGGCGCTCGGGGCATCCTGATTAATATTACCAGCGGCATGGATTTCTCCCTGGATGAACTTAGAGATGCCTGTTCGCTGATCCAGGAGGAGGCCCACGAGGATGCCAATATTATCTTCGGTTGGGTGGTCGATGAAACCCTGGAGGATGAGGCCCGGGTGACCGTCATTGGCACCGGCATCGGGAAAAAACCGGAGCCGGAAAAAACCCGGCGAGCGCCCAGAATCGAGGCCAATTCCCCAGAGGAACTTGAAATCCCTACCATAATTCGGCAAGAAGAGGATCTGTCCCGGCTCCGGGAGATGACCCGGGGGGACAGCCAAAAAAGAACTAACCTGGAACTGGTGGCGAACAAAAGAAACGTTGTGCATCCAGATCTCCACTACGAGGAGGATGAATTGGATATCCCTACTTTCATGCGCCATCAGGCCGATTGA
- the ftsA gene encoding cell division protein FtsA, with the protein MSQELIVGLDIGTTKICAVVGEVTDNCVEIVGVGTHPSQGLRKGVVVNIESTVKSIRKAIEEAELMAGCEIRSVYAGIAGGHIKGFNSQGLIAIKSREVTQADVTRVIDAAKAMAIPLDREVIHILPQEYIVDGQDGINDPIGIHGVRLEARVHIVTGAVTAVSNIIKCCNKAGLDVSDIVLQSLASGDAVLTNEEKELGVALIDFGGGTTDLAIFSNNSIKHSAVLALGGNNLTNDIAVGLQTSLPEAERLKQTSGCCLTTLEDREEQIEVPGLGGRKSRMLSRGILAEIIHLRAKEIMELIHKEILRSGFAIPIISGVAITGGSSLLDGLPELADEIFGLPTRRGYPIGVGGLTDVINNPAFATAVGLVLYGARGRTQRSRDSFRIRDQNIFFRVLNRMKKWFKEVI; encoded by the coding sequence GTGAGCCAGGAGTTGATTGTTGGGTTAGATATCGGTACTACCAAGATCTGCGCCGTAGTTGGAGAAGTAACGGATAACTGTGTAGAAATCGTCGGCGTCGGTACCCATCCGTCCCAGGGACTGCGCAAAGGCGTGGTGGTAAACATTGAGAGTACGGTCAAGTCGATCCGCAAGGCCATAGAGGAAGCCGAATTGATGGCGGGCTGCGAGATCCGCTCCGTGTACGCCGGCATTGCCGGGGGCCATATCAAGGGATTTAACAGTCAGGGGTTGATCGCCATCAAAAGTCGGGAAGTCACCCAGGCTGATGTCACCCGGGTCATCGATGCGGCCAAAGCCATGGCCATTCCCCTGGATCGGGAAGTGATCCATATCTTGCCCCAGGAATACATCGTTGATGGCCAGGATGGTATTAATGATCCCATCGGCATCCATGGGGTCCGGTTGGAGGCCAGGGTCCATATTGTCACCGGCGCGGTTACCGCGGTCAGCAATATCATCAAATGTTGCAACAAGGCGGGGCTGGATGTCTCGGATATCGTGTTGCAAAGCCTGGCCTCTGGGGATGCCGTTCTCACTAACGAGGAGAAAGAGCTAGGGGTGGCGCTGATCGATTTCGGCGGCGGCACCACAGATCTGGCGATTTTCTCTAACAACTCCATTAAACACAGTGCAGTTCTGGCCCTGGGCGGTAATAACCTGACCAATGATATCGCGGTCGGACTCCAGACCTCACTGCCGGAGGCAGAAAGATTAAAGCAAACCAGCGGCTGTTGCCTGACCACGCTGGAAGACCGGGAGGAACAGATTGAAGTGCCAGGATTAGGCGGTCGTAAATCCCGGATGCTGTCTCGGGGCATCCTGGCCGAGATCATCCATCTGCGAGCCAAAGAGATCATGGAGCTCATCCATAAAGAGATTCTCCGCTCCGGCTTTGCCATTCCCATTATCTCTGGAGTGGCCATCACCGGCGGCTCCTCATTATTGGATGGGCTCCCAGAGTTGGCGGATGAGATTTTCGGTTTGCCGACCCGGAGGGGCTACCCTATCGGAGTTGGGGGGCTGACGGATGTCATAAATAATCCAGCCTTTGCCACCGCCGTCGGTCTGGTGCTGTACGGGGCTAGAGGCCGTACCCAGCGGAGTCGAGATTCTTTCCGGATCCGGGATCAAAACATTTTCTTTCGGGTCCTGAACCGGATGAAAAAATGGTTTAAAGAGGTTATCTGA